Proteins encoded in a region of the Orcinus orca chromosome X, mOrcOrc1.1, whole genome shotgun sequence genome:
- the LOC101283213 gene encoding ferritin heavy chain-like → MPLLSTLLPAPPSQVRQSYHPDCEAAVNSHFTLEFHASFVCLATALYLDRDDVALKHFTRFFLRRSREHSMRARCLIRLQTRRGGCLDFQDIRSPVSINWKSGLKAMKCTLFLEKLVNHSLRHLHQQAINKSDPYLHHFLATHYPSQQVAFVSELEGHVTTLSMMAAPDVDLAGSLFDKLTLGDSDKN, encoded by the coding sequence ATGCCCTTGCTGTCCACCTTGCTGCCCGCGCCGCCCTCGCAGGTGCGCCAGAGCTACCACCCTGACTGCGAGGCCGCTGTCAACAGCCATTTCACCCTGGAGTTCCACGCCTCCTTCGTGTGCCTGGCCACGGCCCTTTACCTCGACCGCGACGACGTGGCCTTGAAGCACTTCACCCGGTTCTTCCTGCGCCGCTCCCGCGAGCACAGCATGCGGGCCCGGTGCCTGATTCGCCTGCAGACCCGGCGCGGGGGCTGCCTCGACTTCCAAGACATCAGGAGCCCAGTCAGTATCAACTGGAAGAGCGGCCTCAAGGCCATGAAGTGCACCTTGTTCCTGGAGAAGCTCGTGAACCACAGCCTGCGCCACCTGCACCAGCAGGCCATCAACAAGAGCGACCCCTACCTGCACCACTTCCTGGCAACTCACTACCCCAGCCAGCAGGTGGCGTTCGTCAGCGAGCTGGAGGGTCATGTCACCACCCTGAGCATGATGGCGGCCCCGGACGTCGACCTGGCAGGGTCCCTCTTTGACAAGCTCACCCTGGGCGACAGTGACAAGAACTGA